In Oikeobacillus pervagus, one genomic interval encodes:
- a CDS encoding GerAB/ArcD/ProY family transporter codes for MNTNGPISLFQLILLAVTALGLKVHVLIIDPLIDTAGRDAWISLILVLFVSIIWAILLIYIHKGTNQAHLFTWLNEKFGKVVSFLFAALLYLFLIIIGAVTLKDTVVWTKVTYLQNTPSFVLVGLFLFLCAVAALTGLRGLAIANFFILFFVIIFGFFVSFTNMQFKSFSLLLPVLEHGFQPVIKGSIYPLSGMTELFMFIIFQHRVKEEIKFKHLVLTAFLLFWLAFGPTIGAITEFGPSEASNQRFSAYEQWGLASLGRFIEHLDFLSIYQWLSGAFIRISLIFILILEIFSTKKQKATYFLFIIMIVALFVFCLLPISDIIFYRLLKNVILPFSFYFFASITLLIGLFVFISKRKEESQ; via the coding sequence ATGAACACAAACGGACCTATTAGTTTATTTCAACTGATCCTATTAGCCGTTACGGCCTTGGGATTAAAAGTTCATGTCTTAATTATTGATCCGTTAATCGATACGGCTGGTCGAGATGCCTGGATTTCCCTCATCTTAGTCCTATTCGTATCCATTATTTGGGCAATTTTGCTAATTTATATTCATAAAGGAACGAACCAAGCGCATTTGTTTACCTGGTTAAATGAGAAGTTTGGGAAGGTGGTATCCTTTCTTTTTGCCGCTTTGCTCTATTTATTTTTGATCATCATCGGGGCAGTGACATTAAAGGATACGGTTGTTTGGACAAAAGTAACCTATTTGCAAAATACTCCTTCATTCGTATTAGTCGGGCTTTTTTTATTCCTTTGTGCAGTAGCAGCCCTTACTGGATTACGTGGACTTGCTATTGCTAATTTCTTCATCTTATTTTTTGTCATTATTTTTGGATTTTTCGTTTCTTTTACAAATATGCAGTTTAAAAGTTTTTCATTGTTACTTCCCGTTTTAGAACATGGATTTCAGCCCGTGATAAAAGGGAGCATTTACCCCTTATCTGGTATGACTGAACTGTTTATGTTTATTATATTCCAACATCGTGTGAAAGAGGAAATAAAATTCAAGCATCTTGTCCTTACCGCTTTCCTCCTTTTTTGGTTGGCTTTTGGACCGACGATTGGGGCGATCACAGAATTTGGACCATCGGAAGCTAGTAATCAACGTTTTAGTGCTTACGAACAATGGGGACTTGCATCTTTAGGTAGGTTTATTGAACATTTGGATTTTTTATCCATTTACCAATGGCTTTCAGGTGCTTTTATCCGTATTTCTCTCATTTTCATTTTAATATTAGAAATTTTTAGTACCAAGAAACAAAAGGCGACCTATTTCCTTTTCATCATAATGATTGTTGCTCTTTTTGTATTCTGTCTTTTACCGATTAGTGACATCATTTTTTATCGCTTACTAAAAAATGTCATCCTTCCCTTTTCATTTTACTTTTTTGCTAGCATTACTCTACTCATAGGGCTATTCGTATTCATTTCAAAAAGAAAAGAGGAATCCCAGTGA
- a CDS encoding spore germination protein gives MKKIKKLSEVLDSQQNKSSNKQIKRLKELFESNSDVTFKPVHFVKEQQSYEVQLIYCEGMIDEQALDQRIMETLNRFFAKPSVLQLSKEYILNHLSIPSLQSIEKTEDLLSNVFNGAVVLLFQGCETLFAVNLGKKPQRQPEETNMEVAIVGPRDNFIEDITVNMALIRKRLPSNSLCSEDFIIGRRSQTKVRVLYIKDITDQQILQELRTSIHLIDIDVLFSGNQLMSLIEKKSSFFPRYDYSGRPDFAVQSLVTGRVIILIDGFPYVIITPANLFLLFKSAEDSAFPVVFNSMERLGRIMGLFIAIFVPGFWIAITAFHQNQLPISLLATVVESRRGVPLSPALEGFLMLIIFELFREAGLRLPMAIGQTLSVVGGLIIGDSAIRAGITSPSMLVVIAGSIVAGFTIVNQTLTGTVSVLRFFVLLLSSFLGFFGFFVSMFFIITYLSNIRIFGVPYLSFVTRFDIKSVLVTSFRLPWKAYAKRPSMLNPKDSTRKEGE, from the coding sequence GTGAAAAAGATAAAAAAATTATCCGAAGTACTAGATTCACAACAAAATAAATCGTCCAACAAACAAATAAAACGATTAAAAGAATTGTTTGAATCTAATTCAGATGTAACGTTCAAACCTGTTCATTTTGTAAAGGAACAGCAATCTTATGAAGTGCAACTTATTTATTGCGAAGGAATGATTGACGAACAAGCTCTTGACCAAAGAATTATGGAGACACTTAATCGCTTTTTTGCAAAGCCATCTGTTCTACAATTATCAAAAGAATATATTTTAAACCATTTATCCATTCCTTCTTTACAGTCAATCGAGAAAACAGAAGATCTATTATCTAATGTTTTTAACGGTGCAGTGGTTTTGCTATTCCAAGGGTGTGAAACCTTATTTGCAGTTAATCTCGGAAAAAAGCCACAGCGTCAACCGGAAGAAACAAATATGGAAGTGGCCATTGTCGGTCCACGTGATAATTTCATAGAGGACATTACCGTGAATATGGCGCTAATCAGAAAACGGCTTCCATCGAACTCTCTCTGTTCTGAAGACTTCATTATTGGGAGGCGTTCACAAACAAAAGTAAGAGTACTATATATTAAAGATATTACGGATCAGCAAATACTACAGGAACTTCGAACAAGCATTCATCTTATTGATATTGATGTCCTATTTAGTGGCAATCAGTTAATGTCATTAATTGAAAAAAAATCATCTTTTTTCCCAAGATATGACTATAGTGGTCGTCCAGACTTTGCTGTTCAATCATTAGTGACAGGAAGAGTGATCATTTTGATCGATGGATTTCCATATGTCATCATTACACCAGCGAATCTATTCCTCTTGTTTAAAAGTGCGGAAGATAGCGCATTTCCAGTCGTATTTAATAGTATGGAAAGATTAGGGAGAATCATGGGCTTATTTATTGCTATATTTGTTCCAGGATTTTGGATAGCCATTACGGCCTTTCATCAAAATCAACTGCCCATTTCCTTACTTGCCACTGTAGTCGAATCTAGGAGAGGAGTGCCGTTATCCCCAGCATTAGAAGGATTTCTCATGTTAATTATCTTTGAACTATTTCGTGAAGCAGGACTAAGACTTCCCATGGCAATCGGACAAACCTTAAGTGTTGTCGGGGGACTTATTATTGGAGATTCGGCAATTCGTGCAGGAATTACAAGCCCATCCATGTTAGTCGTCATCGCTGGGTCGATTGTAGCTGGTTTTACGATTGTCAATCAAACGCTAACTGGAACCGTCAGTGTCCTTCGATTTTTTGTCCTTTTATTATCTTCCTTTTTGGGGTTCTTTGGTTTTTTTGTTTCCATGTTTTTTATTATTACTTATTTATCCAATATCCGAATATTCGGGGTGCCTTATTTATCGTTTGTAACGCGTTTTGATATCAAATCAGTTTTGGTCACTTCCTTTCGACTCCCTTGGAAAGCATACGCAAAACGTCCATCAATGTTAAATCCGAAAGATTCAACGAGAAAAGAGGGAGAGTAA
- a CDS encoding Ger(x)C family spore germination protein, with the protein MAQSIKTESQPNGHKMITCQNSLIRKFQVMIRSFFSKKNRLLLLMISSVLFIHGCSDSTPPEDMVYAHGIGVDYVDGEYIIYLQIINLGSIAKTEGGGDEEKDPTEMGRVKAKNLDEALFKLYQSSQIKIYWSDVSFLILTENLLKEKGIQDVMELWNRYPEIRYHINIFSAEDHLEDILLFTPLLSISTTLSKLSRPESSLKQSSFLPMRNMREFVIALNEPGYSVPIPKVYVTKTVWQTNKEPRNMVGFSGVTLYHRDKHYLGKISEEKARGLRWVTNHFTRDQLTMKLSDDNETSLVIKDKKSTIIPFVQNGEIRFKIKINAKASINLFDKAVPLEELRKEAVKTMRKQIQTTYQTALEQGSDIYNLSGALYRKNNPLWKKNQVSGEIPLSKDSIDIDIQLQIKDSGSLRFHPTIES; encoded by the coding sequence ATGGCCCAGTCCATAAAGACAGAATCCCAGCCAAACGGACACAAGATGATCACTTGTCAAAATAGTTTGATTCGAAAATTTCAGGTCATGATCCGATCCTTCTTTTCGAAAAAAAATCGCCTATTGCTTTTGATGATTAGCAGCGTGCTGTTCATTCATGGCTGTTCTGATTCAACGCCACCAGAAGATATGGTATATGCACATGGCATTGGAGTAGACTATGTTGATGGAGAATATATTATATATTTGCAGATCATTAATCTTGGGAGTATTGCTAAAACAGAAGGAGGCGGTGATGAAGAAAAAGATCCAACAGAAATGGGCAGGGTAAAAGCGAAGAATTTAGATGAAGCCTTGTTTAAATTGTATCAATCCTCGCAAATTAAAATATATTGGAGCGATGTTTCTTTTTTAATCCTCACTGAAAATTTACTTAAGGAAAAAGGGATACAAGATGTGATGGAATTATGGAATCGGTATCCAGAAATCAGGTATCATATTAATATTTTTTCAGCTGAAGATCATTTAGAAGACATATTATTATTTACACCATTACTTAGTATTTCAACAACCTTATCTAAACTATCGCGACCTGAAAGCAGCTTAAAACAGAGCTCCTTTCTTCCAATGAGAAATATGCGGGAATTCGTTATTGCTTTAAATGAACCAGGTTACAGCGTACCCATCCCCAAAGTGTACGTGACAAAAACAGTGTGGCAAACGAACAAGGAGCCAAGAAATATGGTTGGCTTTTCAGGGGTTACCCTTTATCATCGTGACAAACATTATTTAGGAAAAATATCAGAAGAAAAAGCGAGGGGGCTCAGATGGGTAACAAACCATTTTACCCGTGATCAATTGACCATGAAATTATCAGACGATAACGAAACGTCGTTAGTCATCAAAGATAAAAAATCAACAATCATCCCATTTGTGCAAAATGGGGAAATTCGGTTTAAAATTAAAATAAACGCAAAAGCTTCAATTAATTTATTTGATAAAGCCGTACCTTTAGAAGAGTTGCGTAAAGAGGCAGTGAAAACAATGAGAAAGCAAATTCAGACCACTTATCAGACCGCTTTAGAACAGGGCTCTGATATTTATAATTTATCTGGCGCACTTTACCGCAAAAATAATCCCCTTTGGAAAAAGAACCAAGTTTCTGGTGAAATTCCTTTATCAAAGGATTCTATTGACATTGACATCCAATTACAAATCAAAGACTCTGGAAGTCTACGCTTCCATCCAACTATCGAATCATGA
- a CDS encoding PaaI family thioesterase: protein MIDAKLLDVRKKFEDSPYFQFLGIEILSFEEGNVETKLQVKEDFMNTNGTLHGGVHASMIDFVMGMTIVSKTKIKCNTMNLNIHYIKPVLTGDIFAKGFIVHEGYKTIVVEGILYDKEGELIAKGSGTFKLMRGK, encoded by the coding sequence ATGATTGACGCGAAATTATTAGATGTAAGAAAAAAATTTGAAGATAGCCCCTATTTCCAATTTCTAGGTATCGAAATTCTTTCATTTGAGGAAGGAAATGTGGAAACGAAACTTCAAGTAAAAGAAGATTTCATGAATACAAACGGAACATTACATGGAGGGGTACATGCTTCCATGATTGATTTTGTCATGGGAATGACGATTGTTTCAAAAACAAAAATAAAATGCAATACGATGAATTTAAATATTCATTACATAAAACCCGTTTTGACAGGGGATATCTTCGCAAAAGGATTCATTGTACATGAGGGCTATAAAACCATCGTCGTGGAAGGGATTCTTTACGACAAAGAAGGCGAACTCATTGCCAAAGGTTCTGGCACGTTTAAATTGATGAGAGGGAAATAA
- a CDS encoding DUF1284 domain-containing protein has product MEKVLRGHHLLCVHGFRGMGYNDGFVAKMKEIVEDIRNEEKDFFIQVVADLDQACAACPNRGETRCEASANSNEHVLTLDENVIHHLGLKKGESYLKSELVALTAKRVVPDDLDILCKNCSWLAAGVCKEGMANLRKKYKIKK; this is encoded by the coding sequence ATGGAGAAAGTGTTGCGTGGCCACCATCTTTTGTGTGTTCACGGATTTCGCGGGATGGGATATAATGATGGCTTTGTTGCGAAAATGAAAGAGATTGTGGAGGATATTCGTAACGAAGAGAAGGATTTTTTCATTCAAGTTGTTGCTGATTTAGATCAAGCCTGCGCGGCTTGTCCCAATCGTGGCGAGACAAGATGTGAAGCATCGGCGAATTCTAATGAACATGTCTTAACATTGGATGAAAATGTGATCCATCATTTAGGATTAAAAAAAGGTGAAAGCTATTTGAAATCAGAGCTTGTGGCTTTAACCGCTAAGAGAGTGGTTCCAGATGATTTAGATATCCTTTGTAAAAATTGTTCCTGGTTAGCTGCAGGTGTATGTAAAGAAGGAATGGCCAACCTACGGAAAAAATATAAGATAAAAAAATAG
- the selB gene encoding selenocysteine-specific translation elongation factor, with the protein MEKKYFTIGMAGHIDHGKTALTKALTNIDTDRLKEEKIRGISIELGFAPLYEDSEVHISVVDVPGHERFIRQMIAGVAGIDLVLLVVAADEGVMPQTKEHTEILQLLGIKQGMIVVTKVDKVEKDLLSLVKEDIREQLKGTVFEYAPIFCVDNVSKEGIESLKTSIIQELKKEPMRSMEGEFRLPIDQVFTVKGQGTVVRGTVYEGVVHDGDTLHVFPEMLEGKVRQIQVHHSKEAKGFAGQRVAINLANIMKNEIHRGDVLVSSPHVTSTQMLDVSLQVIADIRMPVKQRMLVKVYIGTAEVMGKITFFDRNKVESEHKEILCQLNLQQPIVAKRGDRFIIRRPSPPETIGGGWVIDPKGEKYRFGQRTMERLKKKKEATPEERLLELIKVHKGMAFQHMLKETSIPEEQLQKIFQSSPWIQYKQQHYTHERIITSLDGKIRDELQAFHTSEPMKQGMKKAELIHVLSNSYPKDLIHFVMERGEEQLVWKQKGPILQLTHFHPYIPDQWKKRAEEILHLLKQDGVNPDSLFAYFNQQKIPEKMREDLKQFFIYEKKIIMLDEKFAWHMDVFEKILKNLHVQTDDHFELKKAKEITQLSRKFLIPFLETCDRIGMTKREGNQRLWIE; encoded by the coding sequence TTGGAGAAGAAGTATTTTACGATCGGAATGGCTGGCCATATTGACCATGGTAAGACAGCTTTGACGAAAGCTTTAACGAATATAGATACGGACCGATTAAAGGAAGAAAAAATAAGAGGGATCTCGATTGAATTGGGGTTTGCTCCATTATATGAAGATTCTGAGGTACATATTTCCGTCGTGGATGTTCCAGGGCATGAACGATTTATTCGACAAATGATCGCGGGTGTCGCTGGAATTGATTTAGTTTTATTAGTGGTGGCTGCAGACGAAGGGGTCATGCCACAAACGAAAGAACATACGGAAATTTTACAACTGTTGGGAATTAAGCAAGGGATGATTGTTGTAACGAAAGTGGATAAAGTGGAGAAAGATCTTTTGTCGTTAGTGAAAGAAGATATTCGCGAACAGTTAAAAGGGACTGTATTTGAGTATGCTCCTATTTTCTGTGTTGATAACGTTTCAAAAGAAGGAATCGAATCGTTAAAAACATCAATTATTCAAGAACTAAAGAAAGAGCCAATGCGTAGTATGGAGGGAGAGTTTCGTCTGCCGATTGACCAAGTTTTCACGGTAAAAGGTCAAGGAACAGTTGTACGGGGGACCGTTTATGAAGGAGTCGTTCATGACGGGGATACTTTGCATGTTTTTCCGGAAATGTTGGAAGGAAAAGTAAGACAAATTCAAGTTCATCATTCCAAAGAAGCAAAAGGGTTTGCAGGTCAACGAGTAGCGATCAACCTAGCGAATATAATGAAGAATGAAATTCATCGAGGGGATGTACTTGTATCATCACCACATGTCACAAGTACGCAAATGTTAGATGTTTCTCTTCAAGTGATTGCAGATATAAGAATGCCTGTGAAACAAAGGATGCTCGTCAAGGTGTATATTGGAACAGCTGAAGTGATGGGGAAAATCACATTTTTTGATCGTAACAAAGTAGAAAGTGAACATAAAGAAATATTATGTCAATTAAATTTACAACAGCCAATTGTCGCTAAACGAGGCGATCGGTTCATTATCCGACGACCTTCTCCACCTGAAACGATTGGAGGGGGTTGGGTCATTGATCCCAAGGGTGAAAAATATCGATTTGGTCAAAGGACAATGGAGCGACTGAAAAAAAAGAAGGAAGCGACACCGGAAGAAAGATTGCTGGAGCTAATCAAAGTCCACAAAGGAATGGCTTTTCAACATATGTTAAAGGAAACCTCCATACCAGAAGAACAATTGCAAAAAATATTCCAAAGCTCCCCTTGGATCCAATATAAACAACAGCATTACACACACGAGCGTATCATTACTTCATTAGACGGAAAAATAAGAGATGAGCTTCAAGCTTTTCATACATCAGAACCGATGAAACAAGGAATGAAGAAAGCGGAATTGATCCATGTCCTTTCCAATTCTTATCCAAAAGATCTTATTCACTTTGTCATGGAACGAGGAGAAGAACAATTAGTGTGGAAACAAAAGGGACCAATCCTTCAATTGACTCATTTTCATCCGTATATTCCAGATCAATGGAAAAAAAGAGCGGAAGAAATACTCCACTTATTAAAACAGGATGGGGTGAATCCCGATTCCTTATTCGCTTATTTTAATCAGCAAAAAATTCCTGAAAAAATGAGAGAAGATTTAAAACAATTTTTCATTTATGAGAAAAAAATCATAATGCTAGATGAGAAATTCGCCTGGCATATGGATGTTTTCGAGAAAATATTGAAAAATTTACATGTTCAAACAGACGATCACTTTGAATTAAAGAAAGCAAAGGAAATCACCCAATTATCGCGGAAATTTCTGATTCCATTTCTTGAAACTTGTGATCGTATAGGAATGACAAAGAGAGAAGGGAATCAACGACTTTGGATCGAATAA
- a CDS encoding SCO family protein codes for MLKLLKKILFIPTITALLLLAACSNSDFQGNMDVKMQDFSYVNQDNKKVSLDDLKGTVWIADLIFTNCKTVCPPMTHNMTQLQQKLKEAGIKDYRIVSFSVDPENDTPEKLKEYIGYYEADESNWDLLTGYTSKDIKEFAEKSLKTLAVPEPDSDQVMHGTSFYLVDQKGIVVKSYSGYEDVPYDEIVLDMKTLINQK; via the coding sequence ATTTTGAAGTTATTAAAAAAGATCTTATTCATTCCCACTATCACAGCACTCCTTTTATTAGCCGCATGTAGTAATAGTGATTTTCAAGGGAATATGGACGTGAAAATGCAAGACTTTTCATATGTAAACCAAGATAATAAAAAAGTAAGTTTAGATGATTTGAAAGGAACCGTTTGGATTGCAGATTTAATTTTCACAAACTGTAAAACGGTTTGCCCACCGATGACGCATAATATGACACAACTTCAGCAAAAATTAAAAGAAGCAGGAATTAAAGATTATCGAATCGTCTCATTTAGTGTGGACCCAGAAAATGATACACCTGAAAAATTAAAAGAATATATCGGCTACTATGAAGCGGACGAGTCTAATTGGGATTTACTTACAGGTTATACTTCTAAGGACATTAAAGAATTTGCGGAAAAATCTTTAAAAACATTAGCTGTTCCAGAACCTGATTCAGACCAAGTGATGCATGGAACAAGTTTTTACCTTGTTGACCAAAAAGGAATCGTCGTAAAAAGTTATAGTGGGTATGAAGATGTACCATATGATGAAATTGTTTTAGATATGAAAACTTTAATCAATCAAAAATAA
- a CDS encoding heavy metal translocating P-type ATPase, producing the protein MDEYRLKGLSCANCAREMEEEIQKLPNGKDAKIFFNSGKLNISKDVDIKKVEKILASDGAVLVRERMDNQGHEEHDHPHGNGPNWKLLVAISFGLFLLAMFTTNWLPVSVTVGLYLAATAISGFQTFIKGIKNLFRLKFNIDTLMTIALIGAFSIGEWKEGTLVAILFGVNEYLEGLGMEKARKSMDSLLKVAPKEAIRIENGIERLVPIQSLNRGDIVLVKAGEKIPSDGVVLEGKSSVNEAAITGESMPVDKGIHDSVYGGSINNEGVLKVEITKNYVDSSLAKILHLVSEAQETKTPTEQFINQFAKYYTPFIMFISFVVMTIPPLFMNGHWGDWFYQGLAVLIVGCPCALILSSPIAIISGITRNARNGILVKGGVYLEELGKIKTIAFDKTGTLTKGKPFVEKTIVYNKDEFFFVSGSIEKSSSHPLAKAVMEEVNKQKISFYDPEEIQTLAGQGIIATMKGEKYFVGNEKSLHHLNLTEEIQRDIDDLKNEGFTLVIISNEENVLGMFGISDQIRPESKEIMDQLKQIGIEHTVMLTGDHEKTAEKVADKVGLTDYFAGLLPDEKVEKIKNLTQKSKTAMVGDGINDAPALATANLGIAMGKGTDSAIETADIVLMQDHLGKLPSAISISKRVNAVIKWNISIALGLKLIALILTIPGWLTLWIAIMSDMGATILVTLISLTVLIESKKESTLMVPS; encoded by the coding sequence ATGGATGAATATCGTTTGAAAGGATTATCATGTGCAAATTGTGCACGAGAAATGGAAGAGGAAATTCAAAAATTACCAAATGGCAAAGATGCCAAAATTTTTTTCAATTCTGGAAAGCTTAATATTTCAAAGGACGTGGATATAAAAAAAGTAGAAAAAATCCTTGCGTCAGATGGAGCCGTGCTTGTACGTGAGAGAATGGACAATCAAGGACACGAAGAGCATGATCACCCCCATGGAAATGGGCCTAATTGGAAATTGCTCGTGGCCATCTCATTCGGATTGTTTTTACTTGCGATGTTCACAACGAATTGGTTACCTGTTTCCGTTACAGTTGGATTATATTTAGCAGCAACCGCCATTAGTGGCTTCCAAACATTTATAAAAGGAATTAAAAATTTGTTTCGCTTGAAATTTAATATTGATACACTCATGACCATTGCGCTTATTGGAGCATTTAGTATTGGGGAATGGAAAGAAGGGACACTTGTTGCGATCCTCTTCGGTGTGAACGAATATTTAGAAGGGCTTGGTATGGAAAAAGCTCGCAAATCCATGGATTCATTATTAAAGGTGGCGCCAAAAGAAGCCATCCGTATTGAAAATGGAATTGAACGCCTTGTTCCCATTCAATCGTTAAATAGAGGGGATATTGTTCTAGTGAAGGCCGGTGAAAAGATTCCTTCAGATGGGGTTGTCTTGGAAGGGAAAAGTTCGGTCAATGAGGCTGCAATCACAGGAGAATCGATGCCTGTTGATAAAGGAATTCACGATTCTGTTTATGGGGGCAGTATTAATAATGAAGGAGTGCTGAAAGTCGAAATAACCAAAAACTATGTAGACTCTTCATTAGCTAAAATTTTGCATTTAGTTTCTGAAGCACAAGAAACGAAAACCCCTACAGAACAGTTTATTAATCAATTTGCAAAATATTACACCCCTTTCATTATGTTCATTTCATTCGTAGTTATGACGATTCCGCCATTATTTATGAATGGACATTGGGGTGATTGGTTTTACCAAGGCTTAGCCGTTCTTATCGTTGGTTGTCCTTGTGCCCTTATCCTTTCATCACCGATTGCTATTATTTCGGGAATTACCCGAAACGCAAGAAACGGGATCTTAGTGAAAGGTGGAGTCTACTTAGAAGAACTTGGAAAAATCAAAACGATTGCTTTTGATAAAACAGGTACGTTAACAAAGGGTAAACCTTTTGTTGAAAAAACAATTGTATATAACAAGGATGAATTCTTCTTTGTGTCTGGATCCATTGAAAAGTCCTCTTCCCATCCATTAGCCAAAGCGGTAATGGAGGAGGTCAATAAACAAAAGATTTCTTTTTACGATCCAGAAGAAATCCAAACTTTAGCAGGACAAGGGATCATCGCCACAATGAAGGGGGAAAAATATTTCGTTGGTAATGAAAAAAGCTTACATCATTTAAATTTGACTGAAGAAATTCAAAGGGACATCGACGATTTGAAAAATGAAGGATTCACGCTTGTGATAATTTCCAATGAAGAGAATGTATTAGGAATGTTTGGGATTTCAGACCAAATTCGACCGGAAAGTAAAGAGATTATGGATCAACTAAAACAAATTGGCATCGAACATACAGTCATGTTGACAGGTGATCATGAAAAGACAGCTGAGAAGGTAGCAGATAAAGTTGGGTTAACTGATTACTTTGCAGGGTTATTGCCTGATGAAAAAGTAGAGAAAATAAAGAATCTGACTCAAAAATCAAAAACTGCGATGGTGGGAGACGGAATCAATGATGCCCCAGCATTAGCTACTGCTAATTTGGGGATTGCCATGGGAAAGGGAACAGATAGTGCCATTGAAACAGCCGATATTGTCTTAATGCAAGATCACTTAGGCAAGCTTCCATCGGCGATTTCGATTAGTAAAAGGGTGAATGCCGTCATTAAATGGAATATATCGATAGCATTGGGATTAAAATTAATCGCACTAATTTTAACCATTCCTGGTTGGTTAACACTATGGATTGCCATCATGTCCGATATGGGAGCAACAATTTTAGTCACTTTAATTAGTTTAACGGTTCTAATCGAATCTAAGAAAGAAAGTACGTTAATGGTTCCATCCTAA